In Paraflavitalea devenefica, the following are encoded in one genomic region:
- a CDS encoding ABC transporter ATP-binding protein → MLTATNIHKYYDQLWVLKGVDLTINKGEIASIVGPSGSGKSTLLHILGTLDHPSRGEVLVNNQKINFLNDKQVAAFRNRHIGFVFQFHHLLPEFTALENVCIPGWMAGRRKKEVAERGVHLLETLGLGSRVENKPSALSGGEQQRVAVARALINNPDIIFADEPTGNLDSANARELHQLFFDLRKQFNQTFLIVTHNEELAQMSDRILHMKDGKIVI, encoded by the coding sequence ATGTTAACGGCCACCAACATACATAAATATTACGATCAGCTTTGGGTGTTGAAAGGGGTAGACCTGACGATCAATAAGGGGGAAATAGCCAGTATTGTGGGCCCTTCCGGCTCGGGTAAGAGCACTTTGCTGCATATTCTTGGCACGCTGGACCACCCCAGCAGGGGGGAGGTATTGGTCAATAACCAGAAGATCAATTTCCTTAATGACAAGCAGGTGGCTGCTTTCCGCAACCGTCATATTGGTTTCGTATTCCAGTTCCATCATTTGCTGCCGGAATTCACCGCACTGGAGAATGTATGTATTCCCGGCTGGATGGCAGGCCGCCGGAAAAAAGAGGTAGCAGAACGGGGGGTACACCTGCTGGAAACCCTGGGGCTGGGCAGCCGGGTGGAGAATAAACCCAGCGCCCTTTCGGGCGGTGAACAGCAGCGGGTGGCTGTAGCACGCGCCCTGATCAATAATCCTGATATTATTTTTGCTGATGAGCCTACCGGCAACCTCGATTCGGCCAATGCGCGGGAATTGCACCAGCTCTTTTTCGACCTGCGCAAGCAATTCAACCAAACATTCCTGATCGTTACCCACAATGAGGAACTGGCGCAGATGAGCGACAGGATCTTACACATGAAAGACGGGAAGATTGTAATCTAA
- the recN gene encoding DNA repair protein RecN produces MLKKLFIQNYAIIDEIEIDFSPKLNIITGETGAGKSILMGALSLILGDRADSSVLLDRTKKSVAEGTFETNGRKEIKAFLKEYDLDAEDELVIRREIAANGKSRAFVNDTPVNLEQLRSLSSLLVDLHRQFDTLDLGASDFQRDVLDALAGHATGLQQYRTLYGQWQQVRKELEELQQQKNQFTKEYDYNKFQYDELEEAALKENELEEADATLKLLSNSEGIKNALTKVAYELNEGEQPMVQQLKSLFNQLQSFAGYHTDLPALVQRLQSAQIELQDIADEVERINDHVQYDPQRIEQLNERVAVGYKLLKKHGVKTTAELLAIKASLEEKLQAVLNIDEAIQEKEKNVQQLYQEALVQAKNITANRVKQIKPLQDKVNKLLAQVGMPNARLQVEVQPVDTLQAHGLDVIEFLFDANKSNRFEPVRKVASGGELSRLMLCIKSLVAQSLDLGTLIFDEIDTGISGEAAKQVGVIMKDLAKKRQVISITHQPQIAGKADSHFFVYKQIRGETIKTNIKLLTQEERITAIAKMLSGEKPTAAALENAREMVMN; encoded by the coding sequence ATGTTAAAGAAACTCTTTATTCAGAACTACGCCATTATTGACGAGATAGAAATAGACTTCTCGCCAAAGCTGAATATTATTACCGGTGAAACAGGCGCCGGTAAATCCATTTTGATGGGCGCTTTGTCGCTGATCCTGGGCGACCGGGCCGATTCCTCCGTTTTGCTCGACCGTACCAAGAAAAGTGTGGCGGAAGGGACTTTTGAAACAAACGGGCGAAAGGAAATAAAGGCCTTCCTGAAAGAGTATGACCTGGATGCCGAGGACGAGTTGGTCATCCGTCGTGAAATCGCTGCCAATGGCAAATCAAGGGCCTTCGTGAATGATACGCCGGTAAACCTGGAACAGTTGCGCTCCCTGAGCTCCCTGCTGGTAGACCTGCACCGGCAGTTTGATACCCTCGACCTGGGCGCTTCCGATTTTCAACGGGATGTATTGGATGCGCTGGCCGGCCATGCGACAGGGTTGCAACAGTACCGCACCTTGTATGGTCAGTGGCAGCAGGTACGCAAAGAACTGGAAGAACTGCAACAACAGAAAAACCAGTTTACGAAAGAATACGACTATAATAAATTCCAATATGACGAGCTGGAAGAAGCAGCGCTGAAAGAAAATGAGCTGGAAGAAGCAGACGCTACCCTGAAGCTGCTGAGTAATTCGGAAGGGATCAAAAATGCGCTTACCAAAGTAGCCTATGAACTGAATGAAGGCGAACAGCCCATGGTGCAACAGCTTAAATCATTGTTCAACCAGTTACAGTCTTTTGCAGGATACCATACCGATCTGCCCGCCCTGGTACAGCGGTTGCAATCGGCACAGATAGAGTTGCAGGACATCGCCGATGAAGTAGAGCGTATTAATGACCATGTCCAATATGACCCCCAACGTATAGAGCAGTTGAACGAGCGCGTGGCTGTTGGCTACAAACTGCTGAAGAAGCATGGCGTAAAAACGACTGCTGAATTGCTGGCTATTAAAGCTTCACTGGAAGAGAAACTGCAGGCCGTACTGAATATTGATGAAGCGATACAGGAGAAAGAAAAAAACGTGCAGCAATTGTACCAGGAGGCGCTGGTACAGGCCAAAAATATTACTGCCAACCGGGTTAAACAAATAAAGCCCTTACAGGATAAAGTGAATAAGCTGCTGGCGCAGGTGGGTATGCCCAATGCACGCCTGCAGGTGGAAGTACAACCAGTGGATACGTTGCAGGCGCATGGCCTTGATGTGATAGAGTTCCTGTTTGATGCCAATAAAAGCAACCGCTTTGAACCGGTACGAAAGGTGGCATCCGGTGGTGAATTGAGCCGGCTCATGTTGTGCATCAAATCACTGGTAGCCCAATCCCTTGACCTGGGTACCCTGATCTTCGATGAAATTGATACCGGTATTTCCGGTGAGGCGGCCAAGCAGGTAGGGGTGATCATGAAAGACCTGGCTAAAAAAAGACAGGTCATCAGCATTACACACCAGCCGCAGATAGCCGGCAAGGCCGATTCCCATTTCTTTGTGTACAAGCAGATCAGGGGAGAAACGATCAAGACCAATATTAAGCTGCTTACACAGGAAGAACGGATCACCGCCATTGCCAAAATGCTCAGCGGAGAGAAGCCTACGGCAGCAGCATTGGAAAATGCCCGTGAAATGGTGATGAACTAA
- a CDS encoding zinc ribbon domain-containing protein, which translates to MANVKEYSVEEKLSSLVSLQKIESKIDEIQVLKGELPMEVSDLEDEIQGLHARQTRIEEEINGIQEFINTKKNLIKEAEALIKKYEKQSENVKNSREFEAINKEIEMQQLEMKLAEKHIRDANEEIAEKVVILDKAKKNIASKEGVLNTKKGELEKIIASTEKEETHFNKLSSDAREKVEERLLNSYDRIRKNYRNGLSVVPVERDACGGCFNAIPPQRQSEIRQRKKIIVCENCGRILVDRDLFDSVEVK; encoded by the coding sequence ATGGCTAACGTAAAAGAGTATTCTGTTGAGGAAAAATTATCCTCACTGGTCTCCCTCCAAAAGATCGAATCTAAAATTGATGAGATCCAGGTATTGAAGGGTGAGTTGCCAATGGAAGTGAGCGACCTGGAAGACGAGATACAGGGTTTACATGCCCGCCAAACGCGTATTGAAGAAGAGATCAACGGTATCCAGGAATTCATCAATACCAAGAAGAACCTGATCAAAGAAGCTGAAGCACTGATCAAGAAATACGAAAAACAGAGTGAGAACGTAAAGAACAGCCGTGAGTTTGAAGCGATCAACAAAGAGATCGAAATGCAGCAACTGGAAATGAAGCTGGCCGAAAAGCATATCCGCGATGCCAATGAAGAGATCGCTGAGAAAGTGGTGATCCTGGACAAGGCAAAAAAGAACATCGCTTCCAAAGAAGGCGTGCTCAATACAAAGAAAGGTGAACTGGAAAAGATCATCGCTTCTACAGAAAAAGAAGAAACACATTTCAACAAACTGTCTTCTGATGCCCGTGAAAAGGTAGAAGAGCGTTTGTTAAATTCCTATGACCGCATCCGTAAGAACTACCGCAATGGTCTTTCCGTAGTACCGGTAGAGCGTGATGCCTGCGGTGGTTGCTTCAATGCCATCCCGCCCCAACGCCAAAGCGAGATCCGTCAGCGTAAGAAGATCATTGTTTGCGAAAACTGTGGTCGTATCCTGGTTGACCGTGACCTGTTTGACAGCGTGGAAGTGAAGTAG
- a CDS encoding Nif3-like dinuclear metal center hexameric protein has protein sequence MHIAAIIAHLEAIAPPSLQEGYDNAGLLTGDAGWECTGALCTLDATEEVVQEAIARKCNLIVAHHPIVFGGLKKINGKNYVEKAVIAAIKNDIAIYAIHTNLDHVMAGVNGKMADRLGLVKRSILAPKASTLKKLFTFVPLAQAEQVRAAIFAAGAGHIGQYNECSFGVEGTGTFKGGEGTNPFVGQPGERHEEKELKLEVIFPAHLQAAVVRALIAAHPYEEVAYDVVDLANTHPGIGAGLLGELPDLMEENALLALIKKQFGLTVIRHTPLLDKPVRKVALCGGAGSFLVPRALAAGADMYITADMKYHEFFDANGRMVIADIGHFESEQFTADLLVTVLQEKFTTFAVLKSEVKTNPVHYFV, from the coding sequence ATGCACATAGCTGCCATCATAGCCCATCTCGAAGCCATAGCGCCGCCTTCCTTGCAGGAAGGGTACGACAATGCGGGCCTGCTCACCGGCGATGCCGGCTGGGAGTGTACCGGGGCGCTTTGTACCCTCGATGCCACGGAAGAAGTGGTGCAGGAGGCCATCGCCCGTAAATGCAACCTTATAGTGGCCCACCATCCCATTGTTTTTGGCGGATTGAAGAAGATCAACGGGAAGAACTATGTGGAGAAAGCAGTGATAGCGGCCATTAAGAACGATATCGCCATTTATGCTATCCATACCAACCTGGACCATGTAATGGCCGGGGTGAATGGTAAAATGGCCGACAGGCTGGGGCTGGTAAAAAGAAGCATCCTTGCTCCCAAAGCATCTACCCTGAAAAAGCTGTTCACCTTTGTGCCGTTGGCCCAGGCCGAACAGGTGCGGGCAGCCATTTTTGCTGCCGGGGCCGGTCATATCGGCCAGTACAACGAATGCAGCTTTGGCGTGGAGGGTACAGGCACCTTTAAAGGGGGAGAAGGCACCAATCCCTTTGTGGGGCAGCCCGGGGAGCGACATGAGGAGAAGGAATTGAAGCTGGAGGTCATCTTCCCGGCCCACTTGCAGGCCGCCGTAGTAAGGGCCCTGATAGCCGCCCATCCTTATGAGGAAGTGGCCTATGATGTGGTAGACCTGGCCAATACCCACCCGGGCATCGGGGCCGGGCTCCTGGGCGAACTGCCCGACCTGATGGAAGAAAACGCCCTCCTGGCCCTGATTAAGAAGCAGTTCGGACTGACGGTCATACGGCATACTCCCTTGCTCGACAAGCCGGTAAGGAAGGTGGCACTCTGTGGAGGAGCTGGCAGTTTCCTGGTTCCCAGGGCTTTAGCTGCCGGGGCCGACATGTATATCACCGCCGATATGAAATACCACGAGTTTTTTGACGCCAACGGCCGGATGGTAATTGCCGATATCGGCCATTTTGAAAGCGAGCAGTTTACCGCCGACCTGCTGGTGACGGTTTTGCAGGAAAAATTCACTACCTTTGCCGTCCTTAAAAGCGAAGTGAAAACCAATCCGGTACATTACTTCGTCTGA
- a CDS encoding cob(I)yrinic acid a,c-diamide adenosyltransferase, whose amino-acid sequence MAFKIYTKTGDKGNTSLIGGTKVPKSHLRIEAYGTVDELNSYIGLCRDLLTDDAGRTVLQEVQDRLFTIGAALACDPVKEPKMRIPDLRDTDIHFLEQEIDRMTEALPPMKHFILPGGHAIVSHLHIARCVCRRAERCCVRLEGEGQEVEAIILQYINRLSDYLFVLARYTGQQLQAPEIPWKPRV is encoded by the coding sequence ATGGCTTTCAAGATATATACTAAGACCGGTGATAAGGGAAATACTTCCCTCATCGGTGGAACGAAAGTTCCCAAATCACACCTGCGCATAGAAGCTTATGGTACGGTAGATGAATTGAATTCCTATATCGGTTTGTGCCGCGACCTGCTCACGGATGATGCAGGCAGGACTGTTTTGCAGGAAGTGCAGGACCGCCTGTTTACCATTGGGGCGGCGCTGGCCTGCGACCCGGTGAAAGAACCCAAAATGCGCATTCCCGATCTCAGGGATACCGATATTCATTTCCTGGAACAGGAGATAGACCGCATGACAGAGGCCCTACCCCCCATGAAGCATTTTATTCTGCCGGGCGGCCATGCCATCGTATCACACCTACACATAGCCCGTTGCGTATGCCGCCGGGCCGAACGCTGTTGTGTAAGGCTGGAAGGGGAAGGGCAGGAAGTTGAGGCCATTATTCTACAATATATAAACCGCCTGAGCGATTACCTGTTTGTACTGGCACGCTATACCGGCCAGCAATTACAGGCCCCGGAAATACCCTGGAAGCCGCGGGTTTAG
- a CDS encoding DUF2795 domain-containing protein, with product MFWTLELASYLEDAPWPATKDELIDYAIRSGAPIEVVENLQELEDEGEIYEGIEDIWPDYPSQDDFFFNEDEY from the coding sequence ATGTTTTGGACACTTGAATTAGCATCATATCTTGAAGACGCACCCTGGCCTGCTACCAAGGACGAGTTGATTGACTACGCTATCCGTAGTGGCGCACCCATTGAAGTAGTAGAAAACCTCCAGGAGCTGGAAGATGAAGGAGAGATCTATGAGGGAATCGAGGATATATGGCCCGATTACCCAAGTCAGGACGATTTCTTCTTTAATGAAGATGAATATTAA
- a CDS encoding enoyl-ACP reductase FabI has translation MSYNLLKGKKGIIFGALDEKSIAWRTALRCHEEGAQLVLTNAPVAMRMGEINKLAETTKAPVIPADVTNMDDLKKLFEEAMKHFGGGIDFVLHSVAMGMNVRKGKHYTEIDYNWNQKTLDISSMSLHRVLRTAWDLDALNEGASVVGLTYIAAQRVFPDYNEMADAKALLEAVARNFGYHYGVRKKVRVNTVSQSPVKTTAGSGVKGFDGFLTYAEKMSPLGNASADDCANYCVSLFSDLTKMVTMQNLFHDGGFSFTGVTQSVIDQMEK, from the coding sequence ATGTCGTACAACCTGCTCAAAGGAAAAAAAGGGATCATATTTGGTGCCCTGGATGAAAAGTCTATTGCCTGGAGAACAGCCCTGCGTTGCCATGAAGAAGGCGCTCAACTGGTATTAACCAATGCGCCTGTTGCCATGCGTATGGGAGAGATCAATAAACTGGCCGAAACAACAAAGGCGCCGGTAATACCTGCCGATGTGACCAATATGGACGATCTGAAGAAGCTGTTTGAAGAAGCCATGAAGCACTTTGGCGGCGGTATTGACTTCGTGCTGCATTCTGTGGCCATGGGTATGAACGTGCGTAAAGGAAAACATTATACAGAGATTGATTACAACTGGAATCAAAAAACACTGGATATATCTTCCATGTCCTTACACCGTGTATTGCGTACTGCCTGGGACCTGGATGCGCTCAATGAAGGCGCCAGCGTGGTAGGGCTTACCTATATTGCCGCACAGCGTGTATTCCCAGATTACAATGAAATGGCCGATGCCAAAGCCTTGCTGGAAGCCGTAGCGCGCAACTTTGGTTACCATTATGGCGTACGTAAAAAAGTAAGGGTTAATACCGTATCACAGTCGCCGGTAAAAACAACGGCGGGCAGTGGTGTAAAAGGCTTTGATGGCTTTTTAACCTATGCCGAAAAAATGAGCCCGCTGGGTAATGCCAGTGCGGATGACTGCGCCAATTACTGTGTCAGCCTGTTCAGCGACCTCACGAAGATGGTGACGATGCAGAACCTTTTCCATGATGGCGGATTCTCTTTCACCGGTGTTACACAATCCGTGATTGACCAGATGGAGAAATAA
- a CDS encoding HlyD family secretion protein, which translates to MPRIFPAEMMQDSAYAWLPKVQPKSQLIYIIVLGAVVATLLASIFIKVDVSVNVPGIIRPFTEKSELRSLASANIAEVLVQEGSPVQQGQLLMRLQQDITNSKLDQAGFELSQRETHIHDLALLAKGAGTARLYSNLYKQQYLGFQANLAEKRSVLDKLKSDFQMYSKLYDEKVIAKKEYFEKKYAYEQARAVYQAAIAAQQSQWQQELERLRLESRQWQASKKQVQKEKDLLEIRAPVSGTLQQFSGRYAGGPVQTGELLGYISPDSGMMAEVYVSPQDIGYIRPGMPVKCQIDAFNYNSWGILPGKVQSVDNDFTMINNLPVFKVKCNLDKSALQLSNGVKGYLKKGMTMQCRFILARRSLLQLVYERADSWLNPHSTAKAAQ; encoded by the coding sequence ATGCCCAGGATTTTCCCGGCCGAGATGATGCAGGATTCCGCGTATGCCTGGCTGCCTAAAGTGCAGCCTAAAAGTCAGCTCATTTATATCATTGTATTGGGTGCAGTAGTGGCTACCCTGTTGGCTTCCATCTTCATCAAAGTAGATGTTTCCGTAAATGTTCCCGGCATTATACGGCCTTTCACAGAAAAATCGGAATTGCGCAGTCTTGCCAGCGCCAATATTGCCGAAGTGCTGGTGCAGGAAGGTTCACCCGTACAGCAGGGACAGTTGCTCATGCGCCTGCAACAGGATATTACCAATAGTAAGCTGGACCAGGCAGGCTTTGAGCTTTCCCAGCGGGAAACCCATATACATGACCTGGCCCTGCTGGCTAAAGGAGCCGGTACCGCACGCCTCTATTCCAACCTCTATAAACAACAATACCTTGGCTTCCAGGCCAACCTGGCCGAAAAGCGATCAGTACTGGATAAGCTGAAATCAGACTTCCAGATGTACAGTAAGCTGTACGATGAAAAGGTGATCGCCAAAAAAGAATACTTCGAAAAGAAATATGCCTATGAGCAGGCCAGGGCTGTATACCAGGCAGCCATAGCCGCCCAGCAAAGTCAGTGGCAGCAGGAACTGGAACGCCTGCGCCTCGAAAGCCGGCAATGGCAGGCCAGCAAAAAGCAGGTACAAAAAGAGAAAGACCTGCTGGAGATCAGGGCACCGGTAAGCGGAACCCTGCAACAATTCAGCGGCCGCTATGCAGGCGGCCCTGTGCAAACAGGCGAATTGCTGGGCTATATATCGCCCGACTCGGGCATGATGGCCGAAGTATATGTATCTCCCCAGGATATTGGTTATATCCGGCCCGGCATGCCGGTGAAATGCCAGATAGATGCCTTTAATTATAATTCCTGGGGCATCCTGCCCGGCAAGGTGCAATCGGTAGACAATGATTTTACGATGATCAACAACTTACCGGTATTCAAGGTAAAGTGCAACCTTGATAAAAGCGCCTTGCAATTATCCAATGGGGTAAAGGGATACCTGAAAAAAGGCATGACGATGCAATGCCGGTTTATCCTGGCCCGCCGCAGTTTGTTGCAATTAGTATATGAAAGGGCCGATAGCTGGCTGAACCCTCACTCAACAGCCAAAGCCGCCCAATAA
- a CDS encoding tetratricopeptide repeat protein: MNTFFYYAYIAAAMNYRPYCYILLFLLVPALSVTAQKTFDFNATCRQAYKEIIQLKLENGQRLLNAEKEQHPDNLIPYFLENYIDLFTLFFNEDPAEYKKRINNLDERLKLMNTGPENSPFYLYTKSVLHFQWAAIRIKFGDRWDAGWDFRRSFLQAKDNGKEWPSFSPNGLYYGAMQMVTATIPDGYKWLSNLLGMKGNMKAGMQRVKQFLQGTDEWAQLFHEEAIFYYCYLQFYINNDKKGVADFIAQQQLDVVNNNLFAYLAANLSINNQQAEKAKQVLEARNRSAGYLVTPIWDLEMGYAKLNHLEPDAAIYFENFLRDFKGKFYVKDVLLKLSWHYYLQGDQAKADWYRKEIAKRGNTDTDADKLAQKESKSTRWPNRLLLQARLLNDGGYHREALRLLHGKTTAGFALVEDRLEFAYRVGRLYDDLGVDDDAIVFYKDAIAIGENRKEYFAARAALHIGFIYEERKDKQAAISWFEKCISMKDHDFKNSLDQRAKSGIGRCKE, translated from the coding sequence ATGAATACCTTTTTTTATTATGCCTATATTGCAGCCGCTATGAACTACCGGCCATATTGCTATATCCTGTTGTTTTTACTGGTACCGGCCTTGTCTGTAACTGCACAGAAGACTTTCGACTTCAATGCCACCTGCCGGCAGGCATACAAAGAGATCATTCAATTAAAACTGGAAAATGGCCAGCGCTTGTTGAATGCCGAGAAGGAACAGCATCCGGATAACCTCATTCCTTATTTCCTCGAAAATTATATTGATCTCTTTACCCTCTTCTTTAATGAAGACCCGGCCGAATATAAAAAGCGTATCAACAACCTCGATGAACGCCTGAAGCTGATGAATACAGGCCCGGAAAACTCCCCCTTCTATCTCTATACAAAATCTGTTCTGCACTTTCAATGGGCGGCTATCCGTATCAAGTTTGGCGATCGCTGGGATGCGGGCTGGGACTTCCGGCGTTCCTTCCTGCAGGCAAAAGACAATGGGAAGGAATGGCCTTCGTTTTCACCCAACGGGCTGTATTATGGCGCTATGCAGATGGTAACAGCTACTATACCAGACGGCTATAAATGGCTCAGCAACCTGCTGGGCATGAAAGGCAATATGAAAGCAGGCATGCAGCGGGTAAAGCAGTTTTTGCAGGGTACGGATGAATGGGCGCAATTGTTTCATGAAGAAGCCATATTCTACTATTGCTACCTGCAGTTTTATATTAACAACGATAAAAAAGGAGTAGCGGACTTCATTGCGCAGCAACAACTGGATGTGGTGAACAATAACCTGTTTGCCTACCTCGCTGCCAACCTCAGCATCAATAACCAGCAGGCGGAAAAAGCCAAACAGGTACTGGAGGCGAGGAACCGGTCAGCCGGTTATCTCGTAACGCCTATATGGGACCTTGAAATGGGATATGCCAAACTGAATCACCTGGAGCCTGATGCGGCCATTTATTTTGAGAACTTCCTGCGCGATTTCAAAGGGAAGTTCTATGTAAAGGATGTGCTGCTCAAGTTAAGCTGGCATTATTACCTGCAGGGTGATCAGGCAAAAGCCGATTGGTACCGCAAAGAGATCGCTAAAAGAGGTAATACAGATACGGATGCAGATAAGCTGGCGCAAAAAGAAAGCAAGTCTACCCGCTGGCCCAACCGCTTATTGCTGCAGGCGCGGCTACTGAATGATGGCGGATATCATCGGGAAGCCCTGCGTTTGTTGCATGGCAAAACGACGGCCGGTTTTGCCCTGGTGGAAGACCGCCTGGAGTTTGCCTACCGTGTGGGGCGGCTGTATGACGACCTGGGCGTTGACGATGACGCCATTGTCTTTTACAAAGACGCCATCGCCATTGGCGAAAACCGGAAAGAATATTTTGCGGCCCGGGCAGCCCTGCATATTGGTTTCATTTATGAAGAGCGGAAAGATAAACAGGCGGCCATTTCCTGGTTTGAAAAATGCATCAGCATGAAAGACCATGACTTTAAAAATTCACTGGACCAACGGGCGAAATCCGGCATCGGGAGGTGTAAGGAATGA
- a CDS encoding peptidase domain-containing ABC transporter yields the protein MKKTIKVKQHDVTDCGAACLQSIAAYYNLQLPIANIRQYAGTDTKGTNVLGLIEAAQKIGFEAKGVKGPFEALLNMPVPAIAHVVLNKRLSHYVVIYKVTTAFIQVMDPADGELHQYPPTAFQDIWTGVIVLLLPATTFREGNEKISHLRRFWLLLRPHKEVTLQVIVGAAVYTILGLATSLYVQNIVDHVLIGGNTRLLNMMGVIMLLILVLQLFIGSFKSVFAMKTGQQIDARLILGYYKHLLKLPQQFFDTMRVGEITSRVTDAVKIRSFINETATGLVVNIFIVVFSFLVMFLYQWKLALLVLTIIPVYILLYMASNRFNKKWQRTLMENNAELGGQLVESLNTISTIKRFGLEEHANMKTESRFIRLLQTIYKSALFNIYSGGVAGFATSLLVVVLLWTGATMVVNRSLSAGELLSFYALVGYFTGPAMSIIGANKSMQDALIAADRLFEIMDLEQEDSTHKMKLAPGTTGEIVFQDVGFRYGSRTEVFRGFNLTIPAGCITAIVGESGSGKSTLMSLLQNIYPLRSGHISIGGKDIKYLDIESLRQRVSVVPQHVDLFAGTVLENIAIGDLEPDMQSVITIATELGMLEFIEQLPSGFHTWLGEHGATLSGGQRQRLAIARALYRQPDILIMDEATSSLDPIADQLVQSTLQRWRKAGKTIIIIAHRLSTIIRADKIVVLKNGQLYEEGSHEQLLANKAMYAQLWEQHQGMVTNY from the coding sequence ATGAAAAAAACCATCAAAGTAAAACAACACGATGTTACCGATTGCGGAGCAGCCTGCCTGCAATCCATAGCCGCTTATTATAACCTTCAGCTACCCATCGCCAACATCCGCCAATATGCGGGTACCGACACAAAGGGCACCAATGTGCTGGGATTGATTGAAGCAGCCCAGAAAATAGGTTTCGAGGCCAAAGGCGTGAAAGGGCCTTTCGAAGCCTTGCTCAATATGCCTGTACCGGCCATCGCCCATGTAGTGCTCAACAAACGGCTGAGCCATTATGTAGTGATCTATAAGGTTACAACAGCGTTCATACAGGTGATGGACCCGGCAGACGGAGAACTGCATCAATATCCCCCTACCGCTTTTCAGGATATCTGGACAGGCGTGATCGTATTACTGCTGCCGGCAACGACCTTCCGGGAAGGCAATGAAAAGATCTCCCACCTGCGCCGTTTCTGGTTGTTATTGCGGCCACACAAAGAAGTGACCCTCCAGGTGATTGTTGGCGCCGCCGTATATACCATTCTTGGCCTGGCCACCTCCCTGTATGTACAGAATATAGTAGACCATGTATTGATCGGCGGCAATACCCGGTTACTGAATATGATGGGCGTGATCATGCTGCTGATACTGGTACTACAGTTATTCATTGGCAGCTTCAAGAGTGTCTTTGCCATGAAGACGGGCCAGCAGATAGATGCCCGTCTCATACTCGGCTATTACAAACACCTGTTGAAACTACCCCAGCAATTCTTTGACACCATGCGGGTGGGTGAGATCACTTCCCGGGTGACAGATGCCGTTAAGATCCGTTCCTTCATTAATGAAACCGCCACCGGCCTGGTGGTGAATATCTTCATAGTCGTTTTTTCTTTCCTGGTCATGTTCCTCTATCAGTGGAAGCTGGCCCTGCTGGTACTTACCATCATTCCGGTATACATCCTGTTGTATATGGCCAGCAACCGGTTCAATAAAAAATGGCAACGCACACTGATGGAAAACAATGCGGAGCTGGGCGGGCAACTGGTAGAGTCCCTGAACACCATTAGTACGATTAAAAGATTTGGGCTGGAAGAACATGCCAATATGAAAACAGAATCCAGGTTCATCCGGCTGCTGCAAACCATTTATAAATCGGCCCTGTTCAATATTTATTCCGGCGGCGTGGCAGGCTTCGCCACCAGTCTGCTGGTAGTGGTGCTGTTATGGACAGGGGCCACCATGGTGGTGAACCGTAGCCTGAGCGCAGGTGAGCTGCTTTCTTTTTATGCCCTGGTAGGTTATTTCACCGGGCCGGCCATGAGTATTATAGGCGCCAATAAGAGTATGCAGGACGCCCTGATTGCGGCTGATCGTCTTTTTGAGATCATGGACCTGGAGCAGGAAGACAGTACGCACAAGATGAAGCTGGCACCCGGCACTACCGGTGAAATTGTTTTTCAGGATGTAGGTTTCCGTTATGGTTCCCGTACAGAAGTATTCCGTGGATTCAACCTTACCATACCTGCCGGTTGTATCACCGCCATTGTAGGGGAAAGCGGTAGTGGTAAGTCTACCCTGATGTCTTTATTGCAAAATATCTATCCGCTCAGGAGCGGGCATATCAGCATCGGCGGCAAGGATATTAAGTACCTGGACATAGAAAGCCTGCGGCAGCGGGTAAGCGTGGTGCCGCAACACGTGGACCTGTTTGCCGGTACGGTATTGGAAAATATCGCTATCGGCGACCTGGAGCCGGATATGCAAAGCGTAATCACGATTGCTACGGAGCTGGGCATGCTCGAATTTATTGAGCAGTTGCCTTCAGGTTTCCATACCTGGCTGGGCGAGCATGGCGCCACCCTTTCCGGCGGACAGCGGCAGCGGCTGGCCATTGCGCGCGCGCTGTACCGGCAGCCTGATATCCTGATCATGGATGAAGCCACTTCTTCCCTGGACCCTATCGCCGACCAACTGGTACAAAGCACCTTACAGCGATGGCGCAAAGCCGGCAAAACCATTATTATCATCGCCCACCGGCTTAGTACGATTATACGGGCCGACAAGATCGTGGTATTAAAGAACGGACAATTATATGAGGAAGGATCACATGAACAGTTGTTGGCCAATAAGGCGATGTATGCCCAGTTATGGGAGCAACACCAGGGAATGGTTACGAATTATTGA